Proteins from a single region of Leuconostoc gasicomitatum LMG 18811:
- the recN gene encoding DNA repair protein RecN, with translation MLENLIIENFAIIEKVALQFDSGMSVLTGETGAGKSIIIDALLMLTGGRANSEMIRHGSKKAILQAVFSVPKNKILIDKLIENGIDIDDGELIIYRELKHNGRSMIRINSVLVNLKTLSIIGRYLVDIQGQNDTQQLLNPEEHLPLLDAYGDEQLLVTKSAYQQIFHEFRAITQRIRRIQTSQQEITQRLDLLQFQQQELEDADLQPNEENDLLDARGKLLNYKKIADRLQNAQIALNGDQGGAVDLLAEAMQALQEIAEYDDNYAELARTIADSYYTAQEVSRDVDEQMSDLTYDEAELLRIDERLQLIHSLERKYGTTVADVLIFKDHVDKELSMVDNDELDVEKLQVTQNDLRQVLRKQAIKLREARQKVARGLEQAVNQQLNELLMAGAEFTVHFEQIEGFISSGTDKVEFHVQTNVGEGMAPLVKIASGGETARLMLAIKTAFTKQQHIISIVFDEADTGVSGRVAQAIAKKMLTIAADSQVLAITHLPQVAAAAAHHFLIAKTTEMDRTVTQVTALDEPGRERAIAMMLSGDNITKTALANARDLRKQALKL, from the coding sequence ATGTTAGAAAATCTTATCATTGAAAATTTTGCTATTATCGAAAAAGTTGCGCTACAGTTTGATAGTGGTATGAGTGTTTTAACAGGTGAAACAGGTGCTGGAAAATCTATTATTATTGATGCACTTTTGATGCTCACAGGCGGACGTGCTAATTCTGAAATGATTCGCCATGGTAGTAAAAAAGCAATCTTGCAAGCTGTTTTTAGTGTACCTAAAAATAAAATTTTAATTGATAAACTCATTGAAAACGGTATTGATATTGATGATGGGGAGTTAATTATTTACCGAGAGCTCAAACATAACGGGCGTAGTATGATACGTATCAATAGTGTATTAGTTAATTTAAAAACGTTATCAATTATTGGTAGATATCTGGTTGATATTCAAGGGCAAAACGATACGCAACAATTGTTAAATCCCGAAGAACATTTACCTTTATTGGATGCTTACGGTGATGAACAATTATTGGTAACAAAATCTGCCTATCAGCAAATTTTTCATGAGTTTCGGGCAATTACACAACGTATTCGAAGAATTCAAACGTCTCAACAAGAAATTACGCAACGGTTAGATTTATTGCAGTTTCAGCAACAGGAACTAGAAGATGCCGATTTACAACCGAATGAAGAAAATGATCTGCTTGATGCACGGGGTAAGCTATTAAATTATAAAAAAATTGCGGACCGTTTACAAAATGCACAAATAGCGCTTAATGGTGATCAGGGTGGAGCTGTTGATCTTTTGGCGGAAGCCATGCAAGCATTACAAGAAATTGCTGAGTATGATGACAATTATGCTGAACTAGCTCGAACGATAGCAGACAGTTATTACACAGCACAAGAAGTAAGCCGCGATGTCGATGAACAGATGAGTGACTTGACTTACGATGAAGCAGAACTGCTACGAATAGACGAGCGGTTGCAATTAATCCATTCGTTAGAACGTAAATATGGGACAACAGTTGCTGATGTGCTAATATTCAAAGATCATGTTGATAAAGAATTATCCATGGTAGACAATGATGAATTAGATGTTGAAAAGCTTCAAGTGACGCAAAATGATTTAAGACAGGTTCTGCGTAAGCAAGCGATTAAGCTGCGTGAAGCGCGACAAAAAGTGGCACGTGGTTTGGAACAGGCCGTTAATCAACAATTGAATGAACTTTTGATGGCCGGTGCAGAGTTTACAGTACATTTTGAACAAATTGAAGGCTTTATTTCTTCTGGTACAGATAAAGTTGAATTTCATGTGCAAACTAATGTGGGTGAAGGGATGGCGCCGCTCGTTAAAATTGCCTCTGGTGGCGAGACAGCACGATTGATGTTAGCTATCAAAACAGCTTTTACAAAACAACAGCACATTATCTCTATTGTATTTGATGAAGCGGATACCGGTGTTTCCGGGCGTGTTGCACAAGCAATTGCTAAGAAAATGTTGACCATTGCTGCTGATTCACAGGTACTTGCCATTACACATTTACCACAAGTTGCAGCAGCAGCAGCACATCACTTTCTCATTGCTAAAACAACTGAGATGGATCGTACAGTGACACAAGTGACAGCACTTGATGAACCTGGGCGTGAACGTGCAATTGCTATGATGCTATCTGGAGATAATATTACCAAAACGGCTTTAGCAAATGCACGAGA
- a CDS encoding arginine repressor, translating to MIKKTRQKALLALIQQQQVGRQEDIVAHFETLGETVTQATISRDINELGLIKIPNAQGGFHYHLPKQDDRPYLQRLRRALQQSFLSQRAQRGQIILKVQPGNGQLIANLLEQVKFPEIFGTLSDDGSVLVLLKDGVVASQMTNTIQKLLEK from the coding sequence ATGATTAAAAAAACGCGTCAAAAAGCATTGCTAGCATTAATTCAGCAACAACAAGTAGGTCGCCAAGAAGATATCGTGGCACATTTTGAAACATTAGGTGAAACTGTCACGCAAGCAACAATATCACGGGATATTAATGAATTGGGACTTATTAAAATTCCTAATGCACAAGGTGGATTTCATTATCATCTACCAAAACAAGATGATCGTCCCTATCTGCAGCGTTTACGACGTGCCTTGCAGCAGTCATTTCTGAGTCAACGTGCACAACGTGGACAAATTATATTAAAAGTACAACCGGGCAATGGGCAGCTTATCGCTAATTTACTTGAGCAGGTGAAGTTTCCAGAAATTTTTGGCACGTTAAGTGATGATGGCTCTGTACTCGTATTATTAAAAGATGGTGTTGTTGCATCTCAGATGACTAATACAATTCAAAAATTATTAGAAAAATAA
- a CDS encoding TlyA family RNA methyltransferase — MSAIEKERVDILLVQQGLFDSREQAKRAVMAGEILGENEERLDKAGQKIPVTTELHFKGEKLKYVSRGGLKLEKALNDFDITVQDKIVLDIGSSTGGFTDVALQNGAKLVYALDVGTNQLVWKLRSDDRVKVMENTNFRYSKLNDFKFGQPNFATIDVSFISLGLILPPLASIISMGGHVVALIKPQFEAGRENVGKNGIIKDPSVHKQVLQKVTQLMIQDGFSIKALTYSPIKGGQGNIEFLAVLIRDDSPSMADNINIEQLLAQTYAQLNHTESQAND; from the coding sequence ATGAGTGCCATAGAAAAAGAACGTGTTGATATTTTGCTGGTTCAGCAAGGTTTATTTGATTCACGAGAACAGGCAAAAAGAGCTGTTATGGCAGGAGAAATTCTGGGTGAAAATGAAGAGAGACTGGATAAAGCAGGTCAAAAAATACCAGTTACAACAGAATTACATTTTAAAGGTGAAAAACTGAAGTATGTGTCACGAGGCGGATTGAAGTTGGAAAAAGCTTTAAACGACTTTGACATTACAGTGCAAGATAAGATTGTTTTAGATATTGGTTCTTCTACAGGCGGTTTTACTGATGTTGCTTTGCAAAATGGTGCCAAATTGGTTTACGCATTAGATGTGGGAACGAATCAACTTGTGTGGAAACTGAGATCAGATGATCGCGTTAAAGTAATGGAAAACACAAATTTTCGTTATTCAAAATTAAATGATTTTAAGTTTGGACAGCCCAATTTTGCAACAATTGATGTGTCTTTTATTTCATTAGGACTGATATTACCACCACTAGCAAGCATTATTAGTATGGGCGGGCATGTTGTCGCGTTAATTAAACCACAATTTGAAGCAGGACGTGAAAATGTTGGTAAAAATGGTATTATTAAAGACCCATCAGTTCATAAACAGGTACTCCAAAAAGTTACGCAATTGATGATTCAAGACGGTTTTTCAATTAAAGCTTTGACCTATTCTCCCATTAAAGGTGGGCAGGGGAATATCGAGTTTCTTGCCGTTTTAATACGTGACGATTCACCTAGTATGGCTGACAACATCAATATTGAACAACTCTTAGCGCAGACGTATGCACAACTAAATCATACAGAAAGCCAAGCCAATGATTAA
- a CDS encoding polyprenyl synthetase family protein, protein MTKLTAFQSEWLPKIEQQLKQDLGVASRDSDFSEMMSYAVLNGGKRLRPMLTLAVVASFGQKITPSILKVATAVEWVHAYSLVHDDLPAMDNDLFRRGKPSVHARYGEAEAILVGDALLTGAFHVVSSANSTDTENENIAAKELLLLSQMLSYHAGAFGMVIGQVEDMKNHRQEAKIDVNWLLNDVYAPKTAALLGFSAIAGSRLSHVNSNSVADNSEIAISTTNSALLTFGTDFGMAFQIQDDLDDLDQDDVEKITSLPHLIGITAASEKRDKYLTHARQLLTDLATRDLTFDRTLLDDFLNVIGDDI, encoded by the coding sequence ATGACTAAATTAACAGCTTTTCAGTCGGAATGGTTACCAAAAATTGAACAACAATTGAAACAGGATTTAGGAGTAGCATCACGCGATAGCGATTTTTCCGAAATGATGTCATATGCTGTTTTGAACGGTGGTAAACGCCTACGCCCAATGTTAACATTAGCGGTAGTAGCAAGTTTTGGCCAAAAAATAACGCCAAGTATTTTGAAAGTGGCAACAGCAGTGGAATGGGTGCATGCTTATTCATTAGTGCATGATGATTTGCCAGCAATGGATAATGACCTGTTTCGTCGAGGAAAGCCTAGTGTACATGCACGATATGGCGAGGCAGAAGCAATTTTAGTAGGAGATGCTTTACTCACAGGCGCTTTTCATGTAGTTAGCAGTGCTAATAGTACTGACACAGAAAATGAAAACATTGCCGCAAAAGAATTATTATTATTGTCGCAGATGCTGTCTTATCATGCAGGTGCTTTTGGCATGGTTATTGGCCAAGTTGAGGATATGAAAAATCATCGCCAAGAAGCAAAAATTGATGTCAATTGGTTATTAAATGATGTTTACGCGCCTAAAACAGCAGCATTACTAGGATTTTCCGCGATAGCCGGCTCACGATTATCCCATGTGAATTCTAATTCTGTGGCAGATAATAGTGAAATAGCGATATCTACGACGAATTCGGCACTACTAACATTTGGTACCGATTTTGGCATGGCCTTTCAAATTCAAGATGATTTAGACGATTTAGACCAAGACGATGTAGAAAAAATCACCTCATTACCACATTTGATTGGTATTACAGCAGCTAGCGAGAAACGTGACAAATACCTTACACATGCACGACAACTATTGACTGATCTTGCAACACGGGATTTAACATTTGACCGAACACTATTGGATGATTTTTTGAACGTCATTGGAGATGATATATGA
- a CDS encoding exodeoxyribonuclease VII small subunit — protein sequence MSETKTFEEKLQQLEDIVSQLEKGDRPLEGALADFQNGVGLVKELQGTLKNAEQTLAKVMDDNNELTDLEQTND from the coding sequence ATGAGTGAAACGAAGACATTTGAAGAAAAATTACAACAATTAGAGGATATTGTCAGTCAACTTGAAAAAGGTGATAGGCCATTAGAGGGTGCCTTGGCTGACTTTCAAAACGGTGTTGGCTTAGTGAAAGAGCTACAAGGCACTTTAAAAAATGCAGAACAGACATTAGCTAAAGTAATGGATGATAACAATGAATTGACTGATTTGGAACAAACAAATGACTAA
- the xseA gene encoding exodeoxyribonuclease VII large subunit, with protein MSETRKYLTISALTSYLKRKFDADPYLEKVYLTGEISNMGRRRGRHLYFSMKDPNGGAVISAAMFSYANRLKFEPEEGMKINAIGRVQIYEPSGTYSIILEQMTPDGIGELFLAYEQLKNKLSQEGLFNLPKKKLPTFPKKIAVVTSPTGAVIEDITRTVQRRYPSAQIVLFPAVVQGEKAAATIIQQILRIDELGDYDTLIVGRGGGSIEDLWAFNDEKLARVIAAARIPIISSVGHETDNTLVDFVADQRAATPTAAAELSTPVTLEQVISRLNELQIRLNLRMKQLVDVRRQRVERITQHIIFQQPDRLYTGYNQRVDQLCHTLTQVLQQRLKTTKHQLMLLLQRQLQVRQILLRQPQEHVQLMAAKLDLVSPLKILKRGYVLIEKDSQVVRTINDVQRNDTIDLRFSDGMAKAKIIETSDLKNE; from the coding sequence ATGTCTGAAACAAGAAAATATTTGACAATTAGCGCGTTAACTAGCTATTTAAAACGTAAATTTGATGCTGATCCTTACTTAGAAAAAGTTTATCTTACAGGTGAAATTTCTAATATGGGTCGACGTCGTGGCCGACACTTGTATTTTTCAATGAAAGATCCAAATGGTGGGGCTGTTATTTCTGCCGCGATGTTTTCTTACGCTAACCGTTTGAAATTCGAGCCAGAAGAAGGCATGAAAATTAATGCCATCGGTCGTGTTCAAATATACGAACCAAGTGGAACTTATTCAATAATATTGGAACAAATGACACCAGATGGCATTGGTGAATTGTTTTTGGCTTATGAACAGTTGAAGAATAAATTATCTCAAGAGGGATTATTTAATTTACCCAAAAAGAAGCTACCAACATTTCCTAAAAAGATTGCTGTTGTCACGTCACCAACTGGTGCTGTCATTGAGGATATTACACGTACTGTACAAAGAAGATATCCAAGCGCTCAGATTGTTCTTTTCCCCGCAGTGGTGCAGGGTGAAAAGGCAGCGGCGACAATTATTCAACAAATTTTACGTATTGATGAGTTAGGGGATTATGACACGCTGATTGTAGGCCGAGGTGGTGGTTCAATCGAAGACTTATGGGCCTTTAATGATGAAAAATTAGCACGTGTGATTGCTGCAGCACGAATACCAATCATCAGTTCTGTTGGGCATGAAACAGATAATACGCTGGTCGATTTTGTTGCTGATCAACGTGCTGCTACACCGACAGCTGCTGCAGAATTATCGACGCCCGTTACTCTTGAACAAGTGATTAGTCGTTTAAATGAGTTACAGATACGATTGAATTTACGTATGAAGCAACTAGTGGATGTTCGTCGTCAACGTGTTGAACGCATCACGCAGCATATTATTTTTCAGCAACCAGACCGGTTGTATACAGGTTATAATCAACGTGTTGACCAATTATGCCATACGTTAACACAAGTTTTACAACAACGTCTTAAAACAACTAAACACCAGTTAATGCTTCTTTTACAAAGACAACTACAAGTGAGGCAAATATTGTTGCGACAACCCCAGGAACATGTACAACTCATGGCAGCAAAGTTAGATTTAGTTAGCCCACTGAAAATATTAAAACGTGGCTATGTTCTCATTGAAAAAGATTCACAGGTGGTACGCACGATTAATGACGTTCAGAGAAATGATACGATCGATTTACGTTTTTCTGATGGTATGGCAAAAGCCAAAATTATAGAAACGAGTGATTTAAAAAATGAGTGA
- a CDS encoding CamS family sex pheromone protein, which produces MRRIGFRGYMVIVIVIVALAIGGLYFFNMNRVAPTATNKANGVQITQRASGQYQTVIKDGRYLVSAARGITATSEPNSLDVKHFESSLLDLSKTQFKPSQYIFQEGQYLSSDTVNNLLERKSNNNPNGLNPEDNGKTDSSRNPIYVQTLTEQDFMTKSGNNLKLSGIVVGVAMNTQDEYQKEQYGTTYKQEISEADRVAYGKKVAPKIIKQIRQQSGVSDNTPIVVAMYANSASDSLAPGGFYAEVKSTQGTDLSEWSDISDKSIVLPKEATDTSSLGNDENNGFANFKNDVSNFFPNIAGATAVANFKKGTLSGLNVTVTTQFYSQTEIDSFTTYVSQSALKFLPANVPVRIVIQTANELQAILIRNANDKTFSTTILD; this is translated from the coding sequence ATGAGACGTATAGGTTTTCGCGGGTATATGGTAATTGTAATTGTAATTGTGGCGCTTGCCATTGGCGGACTGTATTTTTTTAATATGAATCGTGTAGCACCTACAGCAACGAATAAAGCAAATGGTGTTCAAATCACACAAAGAGCATCTGGACAATATCAAACTGTGATTAAAGATGGCCGTTATCTAGTCAGTGCTGCGCGAGGAATTACTGCAACTTCTGAACCAAATAGTTTAGATGTCAAACATTTTGAATCAAGTTTGTTAGATTTATCAAAAACGCAATTTAAACCTAGTCAATATATTTTTCAAGAAGGTCAGTATTTATCATCAGATACTGTTAACAATCTATTAGAGCGGAAAAGTAATAACAATCCAAACGGGTTAAACCCAGAAGATAATGGTAAAACTGATTCATCGCGTAATCCTATATATGTTCAAACCTTGACAGAACAAGATTTTATGACTAAGTCAGGCAATAATTTAAAATTGTCTGGAATAGTTGTTGGTGTTGCAATGAACACACAAGATGAGTATCAAAAAGAGCAGTATGGCACGACTTATAAGCAAGAAATTTCTGAAGCTGACAGAGTAGCCTATGGCAAGAAAGTAGCACCAAAAATTATTAAACAAATTCGTCAGCAATCGGGTGTATCAGACAATACACCAATTGTTGTTGCAATGTATGCCAACTCAGCATCTGATTCGTTGGCGCCGGGTGGCTTTTATGCTGAAGTAAAAAGTACACAAGGAACTGACTTATCCGAATGGTCTGATATTAGCGATAAATCAATTGTGTTACCCAAAGAAGCAACTGATACATCAAGTTTAGGCAATGACGAAAATAATGGTTTTGCTAATTTTAAAAATGATGTGTCAAACTTTTTCCCAAATATCGCTGGTGCCACTGCAGTTGCAAACTTTAAAAAAGGCACATTGTCTGGGCTTAATGTGACAGTTACGACACAATTTTATAGTCAAACAGAAATTGATAGTTTTACAACATATGTGTCACAATCAGCTTTAAAATTCTTACCTGCTAATGTACCAGTCCGCATTGTGATACAAACAGCTAATGAACTGCAAGCTATACTTATTCGCAATGCGAATGATAAAACATTTTCGACAACAATTCTGGATTAA